In the Burkholderia cenocepacia genome, one interval contains:
- a CDS encoding hybrid-cluster NAD(P)-dependent oxidoreductase, protein MMRDAANFEPADSRVTHPAFWNALPERWTSDVEETLVCCHVRQETHDVKSFFFRSPQGRTFSFEPGQFITLELDIDGETINRCYTISSSPARPHTISITVKRVPGGKVSNWLHDNLQPGAAVRVLGPAGEFTCARHPARKYLFLSAGSGVTPLMSMSRAHHDLAEDRDILFVHSARTPDDIIFARELDLIASNHTNFRTSFVVERVGARTNWPGVTGFLTLPLLKLIAPDFMEREIFTCGPAPYMKAVRDLLDEAGFDRKQYHEESFSFETLAQTASDEVLAELVPPVEGGDAATKQYTVSFAKSNREISCGSEQHVLDAARQSGVRLPASCTQGMCGTCKVKLVSGQVEMKHNGGIRQREIDQGMVLLCCSKPLSDLVIDK, encoded by the coding sequence ATGATGCGAGATGCGGCCAATTTCGAGCCGGCGGACAGCCGGGTGACGCACCCGGCGTTCTGGAACGCGCTGCCCGAGCGCTGGACGAGCGACGTCGAGGAAACGCTGGTGTGCTGCCACGTGCGGCAGGAAACCCACGACGTGAAGAGTTTCTTCTTCCGTTCGCCGCAGGGCCGCACGTTCTCGTTCGAGCCCGGGCAGTTCATCACGCTCGAGCTCGACATCGACGGCGAGACGATCAACCGCTGCTACACGATCTCGTCGTCGCCGGCGCGGCCGCACACGATTTCGATCACGGTCAAGCGCGTGCCGGGCGGCAAGGTGTCGAACTGGCTGCACGACAACCTGCAGCCGGGCGCGGCGGTGCGCGTGCTCGGCCCGGCCGGCGAATTCACCTGCGCGCGGCATCCGGCGCGCAAGTACCTGTTCCTGTCGGCCGGCTCGGGCGTCACGCCGCTGATGTCGATGAGCCGCGCGCACCACGATCTCGCGGAGGATCGCGACATCCTGTTCGTGCACAGCGCACGTACGCCTGACGACATCATCTTCGCGCGCGAGCTCGACCTGATCGCGTCGAACCATACGAATTTCCGCACGTCGTTCGTCGTCGAGCGCGTCGGCGCACGTACCAACTGGCCGGGCGTCACGGGCTTCCTGACGCTGCCGCTGCTCAAGCTGATCGCGCCGGATTTCATGGAACGCGAGATCTTCACGTGCGGCCCCGCGCCGTACATGAAGGCCGTGCGCGACCTGCTCGACGAAGCCGGCTTCGATCGCAAGCAGTATCACGAGGAAAGCTTCTCGTTCGAAACGCTCGCGCAGACCGCGAGCGACGAAGTGCTCGCCGAACTCGTGCCGCCGGTCGAAGGCGGTGACGCCGCGACGAAGCAGTACACGGTCAGCTTCGCGAAGAGCAACCGCGAGATTTCGTGCGGCTCGGAGCAGCACGTGCTCGACGCGGCGCGCCAGTCGGGCGTGCGGCTGCCCGCCTCGTGCACGCAGGGCATGTGCGGCACCTGCAAGGTGAAGCTCGTGTCGGGGCAGGTCGAGATGAAGCACAACGGCGGTATCCGCCAGCGCGAGATCGACCAGGGGATGGTGCTGCTGTGCTGCAGCAAGCCGCTGTCGGATCTCGTGATCGACAAGTAG
- a CDS encoding aromatic ring-hydroxylating oxygenase subunit alpha, translating into MKVSADIRALIERRKEGHSLDAPFYTSEDIFALDMEAIFRQHWIQVAIEPDIPEPGDYVTVQLGNDSILIVRDDDMAIRAFHNVCRHRGARLCNEDKGSVGNIVCPYHSWTYNLTGQLMFAEHMGEKFDRCKHSLKSVHVENLAGLIFICLADEPPVDFAQMRAEMEPYLLPHDLPNTKIAAQIDIIEEGNWKLTMENNRECYHCVANHPELTISLYEYGFGYQRSDANAEGMDAFAETCVRRGKEWAEMGLPSAEIEKLLDVTGFRTQRLPLDRHGESQTLDAKVASKKLLGGFDKADLGGLSFWTQPNSWHHFMSDHIVTFSVIPLSAGKTLVRTKWLVHRDAKEGIDYDVKNLTAVWNATNDQDRALVEFSQRGANSSAYEPGPYSPYTEGLVEKFSAWYIGRLAEKTGA; encoded by the coding sequence ATGAAAGTATCGGCAGACATTCGTGCATTGATCGAGCGGCGCAAGGAAGGGCACAGCCTCGACGCACCGTTCTACACGAGCGAGGACATCTTCGCGCTCGACATGGAGGCGATTTTCCGCCAGCACTGGATCCAGGTGGCGATCGAACCGGACATTCCCGAGCCGGGCGATTACGTGACGGTGCAGCTGGGCAACGATTCGATCCTGATCGTGCGCGACGACGACATGGCGATCCGCGCGTTCCACAACGTGTGCCGTCACCGCGGCGCGCGCCTGTGCAACGAAGATAAAGGCTCGGTCGGCAACATCGTGTGCCCGTACCACAGCTGGACCTACAACCTGACGGGCCAGCTGATGTTCGCCGAGCACATGGGCGAGAAATTTGATCGCTGCAAGCACAGCCTGAAGTCGGTGCACGTCGAGAATCTCGCGGGCCTGATCTTCATCTGCCTCGCCGACGAGCCGCCGGTCGATTTCGCGCAGATGCGCGCCGAGATGGAGCCGTACCTGCTGCCGCACGATCTGCCGAACACGAAGATCGCCGCGCAGATCGACATCATCGAGGAAGGCAACTGGAAGCTCACGATGGAGAACAACCGCGAGTGCTATCACTGCGTCGCGAACCATCCGGAGCTCACGATCTCGCTGTACGAATACGGCTTCGGCTACCAGCGTTCCGACGCGAACGCCGAAGGCATGGACGCGTTCGCCGAAACCTGCGTGCGCCGCGGCAAGGAGTGGGCCGAGATGGGCCTGCCGTCCGCCGAAATCGAAAAGCTGCTCGACGTGACGGGTTTCCGCACGCAGCGCCTGCCGCTCGACCGTCACGGCGAATCGCAGACGCTTGATGCGAAGGTCGCGTCGAAGAAGCTGCTCGGCGGCTTCGACAAGGCCGACCTCGGCGGGCTGTCGTTCTGGACGCAGCCGAACTCGTGGCACCACTTCATGAGCGATCACATCGTGACGTTCTCGGTGATTCCGCTGTCGGCCGGCAAGACGCTCGTGCGCACGAAGTGGCTCGTGCACAGGGACGCGAAGGAAGGCATCGACTACGACGTGAAGAACCTCACGGCCGTGTGGAACGCGACCAACGACCAGGATCGCGCGCTCGTCGAATTCTCGCAGCGCGGCGCGAACAGCAGCGCGTACGAGCCGGGCCCGTATTCGCCGTACACGGAAGGCCTCGTCGAAAAATTCTCGGCCTGGTATATCGGCCGGCTCGCCGAAAAAACCGGCGCGTAG
- a CDS encoding drug:proton antiporter produces MNAPRPLQRIAVLVSVGRHPVSGVARYSRNDAAALETGRQLAEQHRATLDVIHAGDPANSALAEYLALGAREVEVLACRDGDDAVHALAARLEGYDLVLTGTRAEGAYDTGMLPYRVAAALGYPLVGSAVDVTIEGGRAAVRQFLPKGLRRRVDAALPAVVAVHPLAGVEPRYAYARLRAGTIRPALAAPGTDADATAWTVGPVERKPVRLVAAEKRSGHARMLSATTTESRGGNVVNEGSSVEKAQVILAYLREHQLIDY; encoded by the coding sequence ATGAACGCCCCTCGCCCCTTGCAACGCATCGCGGTGCTCGTGTCCGTCGGCCGGCATCCGGTCAGCGGCGTCGCGCGCTACAGCCGCAACGATGCGGCCGCGCTCGAAACCGGCCGCCAGCTCGCCGAGCAGCATCGCGCGACGCTCGACGTGATCCACGCGGGCGACCCCGCGAATTCGGCGCTGGCCGAGTATCTCGCGCTCGGTGCGCGGGAGGTCGAGGTGCTGGCCTGCCGCGACGGCGATGATGCCGTGCACGCGCTCGCCGCGCGTCTCGAAGGCTACGACCTCGTGCTGACCGGCACGCGCGCCGAGGGCGCGTACGACACCGGGATGCTGCCGTACCGCGTCGCCGCGGCACTCGGCTATCCGCTCGTCGGCTCGGCCGTCGACGTGACGATCGAGGGCGGTCGTGCCGCGGTCCGGCAATTTTTGCCGAAAGGGCTGCGGCGGCGTGTCGACGCGGCGCTCCCGGCCGTCGTCGCCGTCCATCCGCTCGCGGGTGTCGAGCCGCGCTATGCGTATGCGCGGCTGCGCGCCGGCACGATCCGGCCGGCGCTCGCGGCCCCCGGCACGGACGCCGACGCCACCGCGTGGACGGTCGGCCCGGTCGAGCGTAAACCCGTAAGGCTGGTCGCTGCCGAGAAGCGCTCCGGGCATGCCCGGATGCTGTCCGCGACGACGACCGAAAGCCGCGGCGGCAACGTCGTAAATGAAGGGAGTTCGGTCGAAAAAGCACAAGTGATCCTCGCGTATTTGCGCGAGCATCAGCTCATCGACTACTGA
- a CDS encoding electron transfer flavoprotein subunit alpha/FixB family protein produces the protein MNTIKRIDPRRPFIITAAGLKRITLGEEGSADANAAQWSAHGHGAAAAKPRRALQDPKHVMLVVAHGERGALDDHSRQAIAAAAVLADAQTEVALLAFGELKDDVAELGVDKLIELAGFDRRAFDPESELQALQACVAALAPKHVFVPDNATGDGDLGRRYAAAAGASVATHVVEIDAKHVGAYAQAGRAFATRALPDVILLAQNAVDAKLPFVGAGERLAADFIRPAHDAAQPYRDLGLDEIDAAQVALEEADFIVSAGNGVSDIGAFERLAGVFGAAIGASRVAVDNGHFTRDKQVGATGKTVEASVYIAFGISGAVQHLQGIKDCRHVIAVNLDGSAPIAKRANLTVVGDAQATIAALIEQVQAARAARGESPAAVGTREPEGVAA, from the coding sequence ATGAATACGATCAAACGAATCGATCCGCGCCGGCCGTTCATCATCACGGCCGCCGGCCTGAAGCGCATCACGCTCGGCGAGGAAGGCAGCGCCGATGCGAACGCCGCGCAATGGTCCGCGCACGGTCATGGCGCCGCGGCCGCGAAGCCGCGCCGCGCGCTGCAGGACCCCAAGCACGTGATGCTGGTGGTCGCCCATGGCGAACGCGGCGCGCTCGACGACCATTCACGACAGGCGATCGCCGCCGCCGCGGTGCTCGCCGATGCGCAGACGGAAGTCGCGCTGCTGGCGTTCGGCGAACTGAAGGATGACGTCGCGGAACTCGGCGTCGACAAGCTGATCGAGCTGGCCGGCTTCGATCGCCGCGCGTTCGATCCCGAAAGCGAACTGCAAGCATTGCAGGCCTGCGTGGCCGCACTCGCACCGAAACACGTGTTCGTGCCGGACAACGCGACGGGCGACGGCGATCTCGGCCGGCGCTACGCGGCGGCCGCCGGCGCCAGCGTCGCGACCCACGTCGTCGAAATCGACGCGAAGCACGTGGGCGCGTATGCGCAGGCGGGGCGTGCGTTCGCGACCCGTGCGCTGCCCGACGTGATCCTGCTCGCGCAGAACGCGGTGGACGCGAAGCTGCCGTTCGTCGGCGCGGGCGAACGCCTGGCCGCCGATTTCATCCGCCCCGCGCATGACGCCGCGCAGCCGTACCGCGATCTCGGCCTCGATGAAATCGACGCAGCCCAGGTCGCGCTCGAGGAGGCCGACTTCATCGTGTCGGCCGGTAACGGCGTGTCCGACATCGGCGCGTTCGAGCGGCTGGCCGGCGTATTCGGCGCGGCGATCGGCGCGAGCCGCGTCGCGGTCGACAACGGCCACTTCACGCGCGACAAGCAGGTCGGCGCGACCGGCAAGACGGTCGAGGCGAGCGTGTACATCGCGTTCGGCATCTCGGGCGCGGTGCAGCATTTGCAGGGGATCAAGGACTGCCGCCACGTGATCGCGGTCAACCTCGACGGCAGCGCGCCGATCGCGAAGCGCGCGAACCTGACGGTGGTCGGCGACGCGCAGGCGACGATCGCCGCGCTGATCGAACAGGTCCAGGCCGCGCGGGCCGCGCGCGGCGAATCGCCGGCCGCGGTCGGTACCCGTGAACCCGAAGGAGTCGCCGCATGA
- a CDS encoding (Fe-S)-binding protein, with the protein MNPSFLITALLWLSVAGLAFAVAKRSSYWRLGRATAPGSFGVANLFAIPKRYFVDLHHVVARDPYIAKTHVATAGGAIGALALVFVNYGLAIYSPWLDKLIFLAALAMLVGAVFVWRRRAAKDVPARLSRGPWNTLPWLLGSFALGLVLFMLVPTGAMSGAFAVLCALLIGIGAFTMTVGAAKGGPMKHAIAGLLHLAFHPRQERFAATRESFTGNGTATPPTALKLPDIEHQEYGVAKPVEFRWNQLLSFDACVQCGKCEAACPAFASGQPLNPKKLIQDLVVGMAGGSDAAYAGSPSPGIPVGQHRGEPNGPIVSGLIEEQTLWSCTTCRACVQECPMLIEHVDAIVDMRRNRTLVHGTVPGKGQEVLANLRETGTMGGYDTAARYDWSVDLSAPVAQPGKPVDVLFVAGEGAFDMRYQRTLRAFVKVLNKAGVDYAVLGATETDTGDVARRLGDEATFQQMAKRLIGTLGTLSYRQIVTADPHVMHSLRNEYRALGLRVTVKHHTTYLAELADSGKIAPKAVEALQEKRTTYHDPCYLGRYNGETEAPRKLLKTIGIQVVEMERNGIRGRCCGGGGGAPLTDIPGKQRIPDIRIADARTIGADVVAVACPNCTAMLEGVVGPRPDVLDVAELVAASLE; encoded by the coding sequence ATGAACCCGTCCTTCCTCATTACCGCCCTGTTGTGGCTGTCGGTGGCGGGGCTCGCGTTCGCGGTCGCGAAGCGCTCGTCCTACTGGCGTCTGGGCCGCGCCACGGCGCCCGGCTCGTTCGGCGTCGCGAACCTGTTCGCGATTCCGAAGCGTTATTTCGTCGACCTGCACCACGTGGTCGCCCGCGATCCGTACATCGCGAAGACCCACGTCGCGACCGCCGGCGGCGCGATCGGCGCGCTCGCGCTGGTGTTCGTCAACTACGGCCTCGCGATCTACTCGCCGTGGCTCGACAAGCTGATCTTCCTCGCGGCGCTCGCGATGCTGGTCGGCGCGGTGTTCGTGTGGCGTCGACGCGCGGCGAAGGACGTGCCGGCGCGCCTGTCGCGCGGCCCGTGGAATACGCTGCCCTGGCTGCTCGGTTCGTTCGCGCTCGGCCTCGTGCTGTTCATGCTGGTGCCGACCGGCGCGATGTCGGGCGCGTTCGCGGTGCTCTGCGCGCTGCTGATCGGCATCGGCGCATTCACGATGACGGTCGGCGCCGCGAAGGGCGGCCCGATGAAGCATGCGATCGCCGGGCTGCTGCATCTCGCGTTCCACCCGCGTCAGGAGCGTTTCGCGGCCACGCGCGAATCGTTCACCGGTAACGGCACGGCCACGCCGCCGACCGCACTGAAGCTGCCGGACATCGAGCATCAGGAGTACGGCGTCGCGAAGCCGGTCGAATTCCGCTGGAACCAGTTGCTGAGCTTCGACGCATGCGTGCAGTGCGGCAAGTGCGAGGCCGCATGCCCCGCGTTCGCGTCGGGCCAGCCGCTGAACCCGAAGAAGCTGATCCAGGATCTCGTCGTCGGGATGGCCGGCGGCTCCGATGCGGCATACGCGGGCAGCCCGTCGCCGGGCATCCCGGTCGGCCAGCATCGCGGCGAACCGAACGGCCCGATCGTGTCGGGCCTGATCGAGGAACAGACGCTGTGGTCGTGCACCACCTGCCGCGCGTGCGTGCAGGAGTGCCCGATGCTGATCGAACACGTCGACGCGATCGTCGACATGCGCCGCAACCGCACGCTCGTGCACGGCACGGTGCCGGGCAAGGGCCAGGAAGTGCTCGCGAACCTGCGCGAGACCGGCACGATGGGCGGCTACGACACGGCCGCGCGCTACGACTGGTCGGTGGACCTGAGCGCGCCGGTCGCGCAGCCGGGCAAGCCGGTCGACGTGCTGTTCGTCGCGGGCGAAGGCGCGTTCGACATGCGTTACCAGCGCACGCTGCGCGCGTTCGTGAAGGTGCTGAACAAGGCCGGCGTCGATTACGCGGTGCTCGGCGCGACCGAAACCGACACGGGCGACGTCGCGCGCCGGCTCGGCGACGAAGCGACGTTCCAGCAGATGGCGAAGCGCCTGATCGGCACGCTCGGCACGCTGTCGTACCGGCAGATCGTGACGGCCGACCCGCACGTGATGCATAGCCTGCGCAACGAATACCGCGCGCTCGGGCTGCGCGTGACGGTCAAGCATCACACGACCTATCTGGCCGAACTGGCCGACAGCGGCAAGATCGCGCCGAAGGCGGTCGAGGCGCTGCAGGAGAAGCGCACCACGTATCACGATCCGTGCTATCTCGGCCGCTACAACGGCGAGACGGAAGCGCCGCGCAAGCTGCTGAAGACGATCGGCATCCAGGTCGTCGAGATGGAGCGCAACGGCATTCGCGGCCGCTGCTGCGGCGGTGGCGGCGGTGCGCCGCTGACCGACATCCCCGGCAAGCAGCGTATTCCGGACATCCGCATCGCCGACGCGCGCACGATCGGCGCGGACGTGGTCGCGGTGGCTTGCCCGAATTGCACGGCCATGCTCGAAGGCGTCGTGGGCCCGCGCCCCGACGTGCTCGACGTCGCCGAACTCGTCGCCGCCTCGCTGGAGTGA
- a CDS encoding NADH:flavin oxidoreductase, with protein MRYPHLFKPMQLNQLTLRNRIVSTAHAEVYAEPGGLPGDRYIRYYEEKAKGGVGLAICGGSSPVSIDSPQGWWKSVNLSTDKIIDPLTRLADTMHKHGAKIMIQATHMGRRSSFHGEHWPHLMSPSGVREPVHRGNAKIIEIEEIRRIIGDFAAAAKRVKAAGMDGIEISAAHQHLIDQFWSKRSNHRTDEWGGSLENRLRFGIEVLTAVREAVGKDFCVGLRMCGDEFHEDGLDHEALKEIAQAMSETGLIDYLSVVGSGGDTHNTIANCMPPMALPPEPFVHLAAGIKSVVKIPVMHAQSIRDAGQAERLLANGMIDLVGMTRAQIADPHMVIKIRDGREDEIKQCVGANYCIDRQYNGLDVLCIQNAATSREATMPHIIEKSRGPKRKVVVVGAGPAGLEAARVAKLRGHDVVLFEKNAEVGGQVMIAAKAPQREQMSGIIRWFDMETKRLGVDRRLGVAADEKVIMAEKPDIVVLATGGSSFTWQVPAWGVAEGLAVSAWDILTGKVEPKQNVLLFDGVSTHAGAGVADFMASRGSKVEVVTPDVKVADDCGGTTFPIFYRRLYAFGVIPTPNTMLDRVYEENGKMIAVLRNEYTEELEERAVDQVVIENGSSPNDELYWKLKPESVNRGQIDPHTLFAAEPQPCLSEELGNGRFLLFRVGDCISMHNVHGAIYDSLRLVKDF; from the coding sequence ATGCGTTATCCCCACCTGTTCAAACCCATGCAGCTGAACCAGCTGACGCTGCGCAACCGGATCGTCAGCACCGCGCACGCGGAGGTGTACGCCGAGCCGGGCGGCCTGCCGGGCGACCGCTATATCCGCTACTACGAAGAAAAGGCGAAGGGCGGCGTCGGCCTGGCCATCTGCGGCGGTTCGAGCCCGGTGTCGATCGACAGCCCGCAAGGCTGGTGGAAATCGGTGAACCTGTCGACCGACAAGATCATCGATCCGCTCACGCGCCTGGCCGACACGATGCACAAGCATGGCGCGAAGATCATGATCCAGGCGACGCACATGGGCCGCCGCTCGTCGTTCCACGGCGAGCACTGGCCGCACCTGATGTCGCCGTCGGGCGTGCGCGAACCCGTGCACCGCGGCAACGCGAAGATCATCGAGATCGAGGAGATCCGCCGCATCATCGGCGATTTCGCGGCGGCCGCGAAGCGCGTGAAGGCGGCCGGCATGGACGGCATCGAAATCTCCGCCGCGCACCAGCACCTGATCGACCAGTTCTGGAGCAAGCGTTCGAACCACCGCACCGACGAATGGGGCGGCAGCCTCGAAAACCGCCTGCGCTTCGGCATCGAAGTGCTGACGGCCGTGCGCGAGGCGGTCGGCAAGGATTTCTGCGTCGGCCTGCGCATGTGCGGCGACGAATTCCACGAGGACGGCCTCGATCACGAAGCGCTGAAGGAAATCGCGCAGGCGATGTCGGAGACGGGCCTGATCGACTACCTGAGCGTGGTCGGCTCGGGCGGCGATACGCACAACACGATCGCCAACTGCATGCCGCCGATGGCGTTGCCGCCGGAGCCGTTCGTGCACCTCGCGGCCGGCATCAAGTCGGTCGTGAAGATTCCGGTGATGCACGCGCAGAGCATTCGCGATGCGGGCCAGGCCGAGCGCCTGCTCGCGAACGGCATGATCGACCTGGTCGGCATGACGCGCGCGCAGATCGCCGATCCGCACATGGTGATCAAGATCCGCGACGGCCGCGAAGACGAAATCAAGCAGTGCGTCGGCGCGAACTACTGCATCGACCGTCAGTACAACGGCCTCGACGTGCTGTGCATCCAGAACGCGGCGACGTCGCGCGAAGCGACGATGCCGCACATCATCGAGAAGTCGCGCGGCCCGAAGCGCAAGGTCGTGGTGGTCGGCGCGGGCCCGGCAGGCCTCGAGGCGGCGCGTGTCGCGAAGCTGCGCGGCCACGACGTCGTGCTGTTCGAGAAGAACGCGGAAGTGGGCGGCCAGGTGATGATCGCCGCGAAGGCGCCGCAGCGCGAGCAGATGTCGGGGATCATCCGCTGGTTCGACATGGAAACGAAGCGTCTGGGCGTCGACCGGCGCCTCGGCGTGGCCGCCGACGAAAAGGTGATCATGGCCGAGAAGCCGGACATCGTCGTGCTCGCGACGGGCGGGTCGAGCTTCACGTGGCAGGTGCCGGCGTGGGGCGTGGCCGAAGGTCTCGCCGTCAGCGCGTGGGACATCCTGACCGGCAAGGTCGAGCCGAAGCAGAACGTGCTGCTGTTCGACGGCGTGAGCACCCATGCGGGCGCGGGCGTAGCCGACTTCATGGCGAGCCGCGGCTCGAAGGTCGAGGTCGTCACGCCGGACGTGAAGGTGGCCGACGATTGCGGCGGCACGACGTTCCCGATCTTCTATCGCCGCCTGTACGCGTTCGGCGTGATTCCGACGCCGAACACGATGCTCGATCGCGTCTATGAAGAGAACGGCAAGATGATCGCCGTGCTGCGCAACGAGTACACCGAGGAACTGGAAGAGCGCGCGGTCGACCAGGTGGTGATCGAGAACGGTTCGTCGCCGAACGACGAGCTGTACTGGAAGCTCAAGCCGGAATCGGTGAACCGCGGCCAGATCGATCCGCACACGCTGTTCGCGGCCGAGCCGCAGCCGTGCCTGTCGGAAGAACTCGGCAACGGCCGTTTCCTGCTGTTCCGTGTCGGCGACTGCATCTCGATGCACAACGTCCACGGTGCGATCTACGACTCGCTGCGTCTCGTGAAGGATTTCTAA
- a CDS encoding DUF5943 domain-containing protein, whose product MQPQLPINVDPDTGVWTTDALPMLYVPRHFFTNNHVAVEEALGVEAYAEILYKAGYKSAYHWCDKEAKQHGITGMAVFEHYLKRLSQRGWGLFSIIEADPASARAKIELRHSSFVLQQPGKEGKLCYMFAGWFAGAMDWVNDTTPEGKGAPRAYSKEVQCAAEHHDHCVFEVSPIAH is encoded by the coding sequence ATGCAACCGCAACTGCCGATCAACGTCGATCCCGATACCGGCGTCTGGACCACCGACGCGCTGCCGATGCTGTACGTGCCGCGCCACTTCTTCACGAACAACCACGTCGCCGTCGAGGAAGCGCTCGGCGTCGAAGCGTATGCCGAGATCCTCTACAAGGCCGGCTACAAATCCGCCTACCACTGGTGCGACAAGGAAGCGAAGCAGCACGGCATCACCGGCATGGCCGTGTTCGAGCATTACCTGAAGCGCCTGTCGCAACGCGGCTGGGGCCTGTTCTCGATCATCGAAGCCGATCCGGCGAGCGCACGCGCGAAGATCGAGCTGCGCCACTCGTCGTTCGTGCTCCAGCAGCCGGGCAAGGAAGGCAAGCTCTGCTACATGTTCGCGGGCTGGTTCGCGGGCGCGATGGACTGGGTCAACGACACGACGCCGGAAGGCAAGGGCGCGCCGCGTGCGTACTCGAAGGAAGTGCAGTGCGCGGCCGAGCATCACGACCACTGCGTCTTCGAAGTGTCGCCGATCGCGCACTGA
- a CDS encoding dipeptidase: protein MSTLHQDSIIIDGLNISKFEKPVFEDMRKGGITAANCTVSVWENFTKTVDNIGVMKKKIRDNGELLTLVRTTDDIFRAKKEGKTGIILGFQNAHAFEDNLGYIEAFADMGVRVVQLCYNTQNLVGTGCYERDGGLSDFGREVITEMNRVGIMVDLSHVGGNTSSEAIAFSKKPVCYSHCLPSGLKEHPRNKSDAQLKEIADAGGFVGVTMFAPFLKRGIEANIDDYIEAIDYVVNLIGEDAVGIGTDFTQDFAKEFFDMLTHDKGRYRQLTNFGKVINPDGIRTIGEFPNLTAAMERHGWSESRIRKIMGENWVRVFKDVWGA from the coding sequence ATGAGCACGCTGCATCAGGACAGCATCATCATCGACGGACTGAACATCTCCAAGTTCGAGAAGCCGGTGTTCGAGGACATGCGAAAGGGCGGTATCACGGCCGCGAACTGCACGGTGTCGGTGTGGGAGAACTTCACCAAGACCGTCGACAACATCGGCGTGATGAAGAAGAAGATCCGCGACAACGGCGAGCTGCTGACGCTCGTGCGCACGACGGACGACATCTTCCGCGCGAAGAAGGAAGGCAAGACGGGGATCATCCTCGGCTTCCAGAACGCGCATGCGTTCGAGGACAACCTCGGCTACATCGAAGCGTTCGCCGACATGGGCGTGCGCGTCGTGCAGCTTTGCTACAACACGCAGAACCTGGTCGGCACCGGCTGCTACGAACGCGATGGCGGGCTGTCGGACTTCGGCCGCGAAGTGATCACCGAGATGAACCGCGTCGGCATCATGGTCGACCTGTCGCATGTGGGCGGCAACACGTCGTCGGAAGCGATCGCGTTCTCGAAGAAGCCGGTGTGCTACTCGCACTGCCTGCCGTCGGGTCTGAAGGAACATCCGCGCAACAAGAGCGACGCGCAGCTGAAGGAGATCGCCGATGCGGGCGGCTTCGTCGGCGTGACGATGTTCGCGCCGTTCCTGAAGCGCGGCATCGAAGCGAACATCGACGACTACATCGAGGCGATCGACTACGTGGTGAACCTGATCGGCGAAGACGCGGTCGGCATCGGCACGGACTTCACGCAGGATTTCGCGAAGGAATTCTTCGACATGCTGACGCATGACAAGGGCCGCTATCGCCAGCTGACGAACTTCGGCAAGGTGATCAACCCGGACGGCATCCGCACGATCGGCGAATTCCCGAACCTGACCGCCGCGATGGAACGCCACGGCTGGAGCGAGTCGCGCATCCGCAAGATCATGGGCGAGAACTGGGTGCGCGTGTTCAAGGACGTGTGGGGCGCGTAA